A window of the Butyricimonas faecalis genome harbors these coding sequences:
- a CDS encoding DJ-1/PfpI family protein, whose product MAKKVAVLAVNPVNGFGLFQYLEAFFENGISYKVFAVADTKEIKTNSGIALVADDVIAHLKGHEDEFDALVFGCGDAVPKFGENAGKPYNQDMLAVIKTFGDTGKIMIGHCAAAMMFDSVGIATGKKVAIHPLAKPAIQHAKATDEKFEIESNFYTAQTENTIWMMMPQVIAALKE is encoded by the coding sequence ATGGCAAAAAAAGTAGCCGTATTGGCTGTTAATCCGGTAAACGGATTCGGTTTATTCCAGTATTTGGAAGCATTTTTCGAAAATGGCATTTCCTATAAAGTATTTGCAGTGGCAGACACGAAAGAGATCAAAACGAATTCCGGCATCGCTCTTGTAGCTGACGACGTGATTGCCCATTTGAAAGGACACGAGGATGAGTTCGACGCTCTTGTGTTCGGCTGTGGTGATGCAGTACCTAAATTCGGGGAAAACGCCGGAAAACCTTACAATCAAGATATGTTAGCCGTGATCAAAACTTTCGGAGACACGGGTAAAATCATGATCGGTCACTGCGCCGCAGCCATGATGTTTGACTCTGTTGGTATTGCCACCGGCAAGAAAGTCGCTATTCATCCTCTTGCTAAACCGGCCATCCAACATGCAAAAGCTACCGACGAGAAATTCGAAATCGAAAGCAACTTCTACACCGCCCAAACAGAAAACACGATTTGGATGATGATGCCACAAGTAATTGCAGCGCTGAAGGAATAA
- a CDS encoding heavy-metal-associated domain-containing protein yields MKTSKFKTTAKCGGCVARISEMLDKAVSRDRWNIDLSTPDRVLTITSDLSDDQVIELVKEAGFKAEKLG; encoded by the coding sequence ATGAAAACAAGTAAATTTAAAACTACCGCTAAATGTGGCGGTTGCGTTGCAAGAATTAGCGAGATGTTGGATAAAGCGGTCTCCCGCGATCGGTGGAATATAGATCTTTCCACTCCCGACCGGGTACTGACTATTACTTCCGATTTGTCAGATGATCAGGTAATCGAACTGGTAAAAGAAGCCGGGTTCAAGGCTGAGAAATTGGGGTAG
- a CDS encoding winged helix-turn-helix transcriptional regulator, with protein sequence MKNFYSNDNCPIRDVLSRLGDKWSMLVLVTLKANGTMRFCDIHKTIADISQRMLTVTLRTLETDGLISRKVYAEVPPRVEYQLTDLGESLMPRVQVLVDWALEHMGEIMKHREVMMK encoded by the coding sequence ATGAAAAATTTTTACTCGAACGATAATTGCCCTATTCGTGATGTATTGAGTCGCTTGGGTGACAAGTGGTCAATGCTTGTTTTGGTAACGTTGAAGGCGAATGGAACCATGCGATTTTGCGATATTCATAAAACGATTGCCGACATATCACAGCGTATGCTGACGGTTACCTTGCGGACGCTGGAAACCGATGGGCTAATTTCGAGAAAAGTATATGCTGAAGTACCGCCGAGAGTGGAATATCAGCTCACGGACTTGGGCGAGAGCCTGATGCCGCGGGTACAGGTGCTGGTGGATTGGGCATTGGAACATATGGGTGAAATCATGAAACACCGGGAAGTGATGATGAAATAA
- a CDS encoding Fur family transcriptional regulator produces MDEKVYLEKLEKREIKPTAMRLLILKAMTRFTRAFSLLDLETELDTVDKSTIFRTINLFLDHHLIHEIDDGSGSLKYSVCSNECTCSIDDLHAHFYCRNCHKTFCLRKIHVPTVALPGDFTLESINYVLKGLCAECSSRVES; encoded by the coding sequence ATGGACGAGAAGGTATATTTGGAAAAACTGGAAAAGCGGGAGATCAAACCAACGGCCATGCGCCTATTGATTCTGAAAGCGATGACCCGCTTTACCCGGGCGTTTAGCCTGCTGGACCTGGAGACTGAATTGGATACCGTGGATAAATCAACGATATTCCGGACGATAAACCTATTTTTGGACCACCATTTGATTCACGAAATTGATGATGGTTCCGGTTCGTTGAAATATTCGGTATGTAGTAATGAATGCACCTGTTCTATCGATGATCTCCATGCTCATTTCTATTGTCGGAATTGCCACAAAACCTTTTGTTTAAGAAAAATTCACGTACCCACGGTGGCCTTGCCCGGTGATTTTACGTTAGAAAGTATAAACTACGTGTTGAAAGGCCTATGTGCCGAATGTTCTTCACGGGTGGAATCGTAA
- a CDS encoding heavy metal translocating P-type ATPase produces the protein MKKYSAELISFGLLVCGIGLSLGNVVWFQTGIVRLVWYLVAFIPVGFPVLKEVVERLREREYFNEFMLMSLAAIGAFYIGEYPEGVAVMLFYSIGEKFQDSAVSRARSNIRSLLDVRPERATVIRDGHDVIEKPERISVGEIIEIKVGERVPLDGTMLGDVAAFNTAALTGESVPRNIRTGETVLAGMIVTDRVVRVKVTKSYNQSALARILEMVQNASERKAPAELFIRKFARVYTPVVSGLAVLIVLIPWIVSWVQPDFSFMLNDWLYRALVFLVISCPCALVVSIPLGYFGGIGAASRQGILFKGGNYLDAITKINTVIFDKTGTLTKGVFEVQQVWVRDGFTEEEVIRIIASVESRSNHPIAKAIGQYANSRQVAIRRDMEVFELAGYGLKAFIDGKEVLVGNARLLDKYGISFPSELTKVSETLVACAVNGVYVGHLLLADTVKEDAKEAVAALKRLNIDNIQILSGDKQTIVSKLAGYLGVDEAYGDLLPEGKVAHVETLKSDSERRVAFVGDGINDAPVLALSDVGVAMGGLGSDAAIEIADVVLQTDQPSRLAMAIRIGKETRRIIWQNITLAFGVKLIVLILGAGGLATMWEAVFADVGVALLAILNAIRIQRRVR, from the coding sequence ATGAAAAAATATAGTGCAGAATTGATTTCCTTCGGGCTGCTAGTTTGCGGAATTGGTTTGTCTTTGGGAAATGTCGTCTGGTTCCAGACGGGAATCGTGCGATTGGTCTGGTATCTGGTAGCTTTTATTCCGGTAGGATTTCCTGTGTTGAAAGAGGTCGTGGAGCGCTTGCGGGAGAGAGAATACTTTAACGAGTTCATGTTGATGTCTTTGGCTGCCATCGGGGCTTTTTATATCGGGGAATATCCGGAAGGTGTGGCCGTGATGTTATTTTATTCCATTGGGGAGAAATTCCAAGATAGTGCGGTGAGTCGGGCTCGGTCGAATATTCGCTCGTTGCTAGATGTGCGTCCGGAACGGGCAACGGTTATACGGGATGGGCATGATGTAATCGAGAAACCCGAACGAATAAGTGTTGGAGAGATTATCGAAATTAAAGTTGGGGAACGGGTTCCGTTGGACGGGACGATGCTGGGAGACGTGGCGGCTTTTAACACGGCGGCTTTGACTGGAGAGAGCGTACCGAGAAACATCCGAACGGGAGAGACCGTGCTGGCTGGGATGATCGTGACTGACCGGGTCGTGAGGGTAAAGGTGACCAAGTCCTATAATCAGAGTGCCTTGGCTCGTATTCTGGAAATGGTGCAGAATGCTTCCGAGCGTAAGGCTCCGGCGGAACTCTTTATCCGGAAATTTGCCCGGGTTTATACGCCTGTAGTCTCGGGATTGGCGGTGTTGATCGTGTTGATTCCGTGGATCGTGTCGTGGGTGCAGCCGGACTTCTCTTTCATGTTGAATGATTGGCTGTATCGGGCTCTCGTGTTTCTGGTAATATCTTGCCCGTGTGCGTTGGTGGTTAGTATTCCACTGGGGTATTTCGGGGGAATCGGAGCGGCATCCCGTCAGGGCATCCTTTTTAAAGGAGGAAATTATCTGGATGCGATCACGAAGATTAACACGGTCATTTTTGACAAAACCGGGACGTTGACGAAAGGTGTATTCGAGGTGCAACAGGTTTGGGTGCGGGATGGGTTTACCGAAGAAGAGGTGATTCGGATAATTGCTTCTGTCGAAAGTCGGAGTAATCACCCGATAGCCAAGGCAATCGGGCAGTACGCCAACTCCCGCCAAGTTGCCATCCGGCGGGACATGGAGGTCTTCGAGTTGGCAGGTTACGGCTTGAAAGCGTTTATTGATGGGAAAGAAGTACTGGTGGGAAATGCCCGTTTGCTGGATAAGTACGGGATCTCGTTTCCGTCCGAACTGACCAAGGTCTCCGAAACGCTTGTTGCGTGTGCGGTAAATGGGGTGTATGTTGGTCACTTGTTGTTGGCAGATACCGTGAAAGAAGATGCTAAAGAAGCCGTTGCGGCATTAAAAAGATTAAATATTGATAATATTCAAATATTATCGGGAGATAAACAAACAATTGTTTCTAAATTAGCAGGGTATTTAGGCGTGGATGAGGCTTATGGAGATTTGTTGCCCGAAGGCAAGGTGGCCCATGTGGAGACATTGAAGAGCGATTCGGAGAGACGTGTTGCTTTCGTGGGCGATGGAATTAATGATGCCCCGGTGCTTGCCTTGAGTGATGTGGGTGTAGCCATGGGTGGTTTGGGAAGTGATGCAGCCATTGAGATTGCGGATGTGGTTCTCCAAACGGATCAGCCTAGTAGGTTGGCTATGGCAATTCGGATCGGGAAAGAGACTCGTCGGATCATCTGGCAGAACATCACGCTGGCTTTCGGGGTGAAGTTGATCGTGCTAATATTGGGAGCCGGGGGACTTGCCACTATGTGGGAAGCCGTGTTTGCTGATGTCGGGGTGGCCTTGTTGGCCATACTGAATGCGATAAGAATACAGAGACGAGTAAGATAA